ATAGGCGAGCGTAACCGCGGCCTGAGCATTCTCAAGGCCAGGGGCATGGCGCACTCCAACCAGGTGCGCGAATTTATAATAACTGACCACGGCGTGGAGCTGCTCGACGTTATAATTGGGCCCGATGGTATTATTACCGGGGCTGGCCGCCTCACGCAGCGCATTCAGGAAGAAGCTCAACTCGCAGTGCGCCAGCACGAAGCCGAGCGCCGCGACCGCGAGCTGGAGCGCCGGCGTCGGGTGCTGGAAGCTACCATCGCCAATTTGCGCACGGAATTTGAGTCGGTCGAAGAAGAGTTGCGCCACCTCAGCCAGCAGGAGCAGGCCCGCGATGCTGCCCAGCGCGAGGGCCACGCGGCCCTGGCCACTGGCGGCACCGCCGCCGATTATTTCCCTACCCCGCCCAACGCCCGGCCCTGAGCGCCGTATGCCCGCTAGCTATGATGGATGATGTGAGGGAAGAACTACTCGGGGCCGACACCCTACCCCCCGGCGAAACTTGGGAGCTGCGCCTGTACGTGGCCGGCTCCACGGCCCGGTCGAGCGCGGCGCTGGCCAACCTGCGCCGCTACTGCGAGCAGCACGTGCCCGGCCGCTACCGCTTGGAAGTCATCGACTTGCTGCAAAACCCGCAGCTGGCCGAGGGCGACCAGATTCTGGCCATCCCGACGGTGGTGCGCAAGATGCCCGAGCCCATCCGCCGGGTTATCGGCGACCTCTCGAATGAGGAG
The genomic region above belongs to Hymenobacter psoromatis and contains:
- a CDS encoding circadian clock KaiB family protein codes for the protein MMDDVREELLGADTLPPGETWELRLYVAGSTARSSAALANLRRYCEQHVPGRYRLEVIDLLQNPQLAEGDQILAIPTVVRKMPEPIRRVIGDLSNEERVIVGLDLRLSA